CGGAATTTCAAAAGAAAGTTTGGAAAGCATTAATAGAAATCCCATATGGAGAAACAAAAAGTTACGGTGAAATTGCTAAAATAATCGGAAATGATAAGGCAGCAAGAGCTGTTGGAATGGCTAATAACAAAAATCCTATAGCAATTATTATTCCATGCCATAGGGTTATTGGAGCTAATGGAAATTTAGTTGGTTACGCAGGAGGACTTGAATTAAAGGAAAAGCTTCTTGAATTAGAAAAGAGGAGTATTATAGTTGAATAATACTTATAAAATTATGATTTAAGATAGGGAGGAAATAAGATGCTAAAGATAGGATGTCATCTGTCAAATTCAAAGGGATTTAGAAACATGGGCATTGAGGCTCTTAAAATAGGAGGGAATACCTTTCAGTTTTTCACTCGAAATCCAAGAGGAAGTAAAGCAAAAGCTATAAACGAAGAAGATGTAGCTGAATTTTTAAAATTAGCTAAGGAAAATAATTTTGTGAAAATATTAGGGCATGCACCGTATACTTTAAATGCATGTTCAGCTGATGAAAATACAAGGATTTTTGCAAAAGAGGTGATGGAAGACGACTTAGCTAGAATGGAATACATACCAAATAACTTTTATAATTTTCATCCAGGTAGCCACGTTAAACAAGGGGTAGAAGTCGGGATTAAATATATCTCTGATATGTTGAATAAAGTTTTGAAACCGGATCAAACAACAACAGTATTACTTGAAACAATGGCTGGAAAAGGAACTGAAATTGGACGCACCTTTGAAGAATTAAGAGAAATATTAAATCGTGTGGAATTATCAGATAAGATGGGTGTATGCATGGATACTTGCCATGTACATGATGCTGGGTATGATATTGTTAATGATTTAGATGGAGTTCTAGAAAAATTTGATAATGTAATTGGATTAAATAGATTATGTGCTATTCATTTAAACGACAGTATGAATACATTGGAAAGTCATAAGGATAGACATGCAAAAATAGGAGAAGGATTTATTGGATTAGAAGCTATTACAAACATAATTAATCATCCCAAATTAAAGAATATACCGTTCTTTTTGGAAACCCCAAATGAACTTGATGGATATGCAAGAGAGATAGCATTATTAAAGAGTATATATAAATAATTAATTAAAATTATTAAAACGTCGTAATTTGATTATTACGTCGTTTTTTTTAGGAAATTAAAGAATAATTTGAGTGAGATGTAGATGCACAATGAATAATCGTAGGCGTGAATTATTGAATGTAGAATAGGAGTAAAGTATTTTAAAGATAATTACTTAAAAGTGTTGAAAAAGTACTTAAAAGTGCTTATAATTATTATAGGGAGGGAATAATATGGTTAATGAAAATGTTATTTTATCGTATAAAGAGAGACTAAATTTAAATATCAAAGAAAAGAAAAAAATAGTTGAAAAAGCTATGAAGTTTATTCACAATAATGGAAAATATTTTTTTGATGTTTCTACTAGTGTTCAATTTCTTGCACAAGATTTAAATAAAGAAGTTACTGTATTTACTCATTCCTTAGATAATTTTAATATACTTTCAGAAAAATCAGATGTATTAGTAAATTTAATATCTGGAGAGTTTAATGTTAGGAATCGTTTCTTTTATAGAACAGATTATGAAAAGTGCTTTGGTGAGGTTAAGTTTGATACAGCATTTTTAGGAGCTGGAGCTATAAAAAGTGATGGTATTTATTATGAAAATGAAGAAGATGCCCTTATCAAAAGAGAAGTTGTGAAAAGATCAAAAAAAGTAATTTTACTTGCAGAACATCAGAAGTATGAAAAGATAGCTAAATACAAAGGTTTAGATTTAGATCAAGTTAACATTATTATTGTGGATCCAATATCAGTTTCTTTATTCAGATATATTACAGCATCTCAAAATATTAATATTAATCCTAATAGCTTAGTCATTATATAAATTAAAAAGTGGGTGGTTTAATGCATCAAGAAGAAAGAATTATAAAAGTATTAGCTTATTTAAATGAACATAACCATATGTCTATCCATGATATTTGTGAAATGTTTAATGTTTCAAGAGATACTGCTCGACGTGATATAGTTAGACTCATAAATGAAGGAACAGCAATCAGGACTCATGGTGGAATTAGTCTACCAACTTTAAAAAATACAATAAAGGAATATAGAGAGCGAATAGAGGCTTATTCGGAGGAAAAGAAAATTATTGCTAAGAGAGCGATGAAATATATTGAGGAAGGAAAACATTATTTTTTTGATGTTTCAACTATAATAAGTCTTTTAGCACAGGAAATAAATAAACCTATTTGGGTACTCACACATTCATTAGATAATATTGAAATATTATCGGAGAAAAAAGATATTGAAGTACATTCTATTGGAGGGTGTCTTAATAAGCGAAATAGATTCTTTTATAAAGCAAACTATATAAGTTATCTTGAGAATATAAGACTTGATATTTCAATTTTAGGTGCAGCAGCCATAACAGAAGATGGAATATACTATGTAGATGAAGAAGATGCACTGGTTAAGCAAGCAGCTGTTAGAAAATCAAACTTTGTAGTGGTTTTAACTGAATATGAAAAATTTAAATTATTTAGTTATTATAAAGGAGTAAATTGGGAACAAATTGATGTCATAATTACTGATAAGCTGCCTCCTACAGTATTTGTAGATATAATAGAGGCAAATGATATAAAATTAATAATTGCAAAATAGAATAATATCTAAATTCAAAATTTCATATCTGTAGTGCTAATGACATTATATGGTAGTAATTAACGCAAGCTTATATCATAAAATAACGAAGTTAAAATACTTATATAATTAAGGCTAATAAATTGATTTTTAAATAGTATTAGGAGTTGAGGTTATGAAAAATTTTAAAATGGTATGTTTGGATATTGATGGAACCCTGCTAAATTCTCAGCATGAGATAACAGATAAGGTGAAAAATACAATTAAAGTGATTGCAAATGAAAAAAAGATACCTGTAATTTTAGTTTCAGCTAGAATGCCCAAAGGAATAACTTTCTTGC
The window above is part of the Clostridium saccharoperbutylacetonicum N1-4(HMT) genome. Proteins encoded here:
- a CDS encoding methylated-DNA--[protein]-cysteine S-methyltransferase, with the protein product MKNIFYYESKIGLIKIEESGISVTKLDFVSNNDKENIIEGSKTELLIEIVKQLDEYFDGTRKVFDLPIEPEGTEFQKKVWKALIEIPYGETKSYGEIAKIIGNDKAARAVGMANNKNPIAIIIPCHRVIGANGNLVGYAGGLELKEKLLELEKRSIIVE
- a CDS encoding deoxyribonuclease IV, whose translation is MLKIGCHLSNSKGFRNMGIEALKIGGNTFQFFTRNPRGSKAKAINEEDVAEFLKLAKENNFVKILGHAPYTLNACSADENTRIFAKEVMEDDLARMEYIPNNFYNFHPGSHVKQGVEVGIKYISDMLNKVLKPDQTTTVLLETMAGKGTEIGRTFEELREILNRVELSDKMGVCMDTCHVHDAGYDIVNDLDGVLEKFDNVIGLNRLCAIHLNDSMNTLESHKDRHAKIGEGFIGLEAITNIINHPKLKNIPFFLETPNELDGYAREIALLKSIYK
- a CDS encoding DeoR/GlpR family DNA-binding transcription regulator; protein product: MHQEERIIKVLAYLNEHNHMSIHDICEMFNVSRDTARRDIVRLINEGTAIRTHGGISLPTLKNTIKEYRERIEAYSEEKKIIAKRAMKYIEEGKHYFFDVSTIISLLAQEINKPIWVLTHSLDNIEILSEKKDIEVHSIGGCLNKRNRFFYKANYISYLENIRLDISILGAAAITEDGIYYVDEEDALVKQAAVRKSNFVVVLTEYEKFKLFSYYKGVNWEQIDVIITDKLPPTVFVDIIEANDIKLIIAK